In a genomic window of Chaetodon trifascialis isolate fChaTrf1 chromosome 8, fChaTrf1.hap1, whole genome shotgun sequence:
- the LOC139335432 gene encoding interleukin-17 receptor C gives MAPKLLRVPRVSLLLSLLRFWPFMSARALEMVDQHAPELICSEGLTDCHVSAASLYTAALPDPDDTMNATHVQLKAILCCSATQDCEPCLQIIIIVHEVDNAKQVPEESGDHNDEEEFGINQMAEGSVHFVHPEPRALVKVCISSPGSNEFCKTLQFKPKYSGLDQASQQLTHQLLLTEKVTFGLPVVVHVDAHSNGAHHIQNITVPSLEEVCSMNLEGTVKECDAPRLRAVTDHKRNVVLLQLEDTDARQDEIMCQMVWNEMPGEVLAWPKGKREMVISSNFVAPCLCFQVWWKGKPLRKESCPFKNQQDALEKMQHNVSVSLAECQMREGGTGLSWNVTAPCRLEAEVWLCKKDLAGGQCEEVTGSRQRLHSHANAGWSATRSGHWKTGEFNVSSHPLLCVQIKIHGVEPYLEPHCPFATSRWRWSLPLLIGLLLMCLAILGACFIQGVLKGYMWRWLKEDDVKGAVGGGHVVLLYPPDDDQALPELMNHLGSSLQALGFSVSLDLWSQAELSVLGPVPWLHSRLNRLQRQRGKVVLVLTQAAWIRAEEWGVRSWERSTARERNRDMEEDEAGRGYGASSSCVFTASLSCILADYLQGRAGERFMLVQFESLPPQPPGGFRPLPELFRGLHVYSLPSQSLGFLTELAGARQMATASARRKRAGGLRMASRALAQRLSGFTAGTTVLSLAVSQSCVGVGLEDSGETVPLQPCLVTPSSSPDTSPKVSEMEWV, from the exons ATGGCTCCTAAGCTCCTGCGGGTGCCACGTGTTTCTctactgctgtcactgctgcgCTTCTGGCCGTTCATGTCCGCTAGAGCGCTGGAGATGGTCGACCAGCACGCACCTGAACTGATCTGTAGCGAG GGTTTGACTGACTGCCACGTGAGCGCAG CCTCTCTGTACACTGCTGCCCTGCCCGATCCGGATGATACCATGAATGCTACTCATGTGCAGCTTAAAGCGATTCTGTGCTGCTCAGCCACACAAGACTGTGAACCTTGCCTGCAAATCATCATCATAGTTCATG AAGTGGATAATGCAAAGCAGGTTCCTGAGGAATCTGGTGACCataatgatgaagaggagtttgGTATAAATCAAATGGCAGAGGGAAGTGTTCACTTTGTGCATCCTGAGCCAAGAG CTTTGGTGAAAGTGTGTATCAGCTCCCCCGGCTCCAATGAATTTTGCAAGACGCTCCAGTTTAAACCAAAGTACTCCGGTTTAGACCAAGCCTCTCAACAGCTTACACATCAG ctgctgctgacagaaaaaGTGACGTTCGGCCTTCCTGTTGTGGTCCACGTTGACGCACATTCAAATGGAGCACACCACATTCAAAACATCACAGTCCCATCTTTAGAAGAAG tttgCTCCATGAACCTTGAGGGCACTGTCAAGGAATGCGATG CCCCAAGACTCCGAGCAGTGACTGATCACAAGAGAAACGTGGTCCTCCTCCAGCTGGAAGACACTGATGCCAGGCAAGATGAAATCATGTGCCAGATGGTTTGGAATGAAATGCCTGGAGAGGTGCTTGCATGG CCCAAAGGCAAGAGAGAAATGGTCATTTCATCAAACTTCGTAGCACCATGCCTGTGCTTCCAG GTTTGGTGGAAGGGAAAGCCGCTCCGAAAAGAATCCTGCCCTTTCAAAAACCAGCAAG atgCACTggaaaaaatgcagcacaatgtGTCAGTGTCCCTGGCCGAGTGTCAGATGAGAGAGGGGGGCACAGGTCTGAGCTGGAATGTGACTGCTCCCTGCAGACTGGAGGCAGAGGTGTGGCTCTGTAAGAAAGACCTGGCTGGAGGCCAGTGTGAAGAGGTGACGGGCTCCAGACAGAGACTCCACAGCCATGCAAACGCTGGCTGGAGTGCAACACGCAGTGGACACTGG AAAACAGGAGAGTTCAACGTGTCATCACATCCTCTGCTATGTGTTCAG ataaagatACATGGGGTGGAGCCATACTTGGAGCCCCATTGTCCATTTGCAA CATCTCGATGGAGATGGAGCCTGCCACTCCTCATCGGATTACTACTAATGTGCTTGGCAATACTGGGAGCCTGTTTCATACAAGGTGTCCTAAAAG GCTACATGTGGAGATGGTTGAAAGAGGATGATGTTAAAG GTGCTGTGGGTGGGGGTCATGTGGTGTTGCTGTACCCACCTGATGATGACCAGGCTTTGCCAGAGCTGATGAATCACCTGGGCTCATCCCTCCAAGCCCTGGGCTTCAGTGTGTCTCTAGACCTGTGGAGCCAGGCCGAGCTCAGCGTCTTAGGCCCCGTGCCTTGGCTCCACTCAAGACTGAACAGACTGCAAAGGCAGCGGGGCAAAGTGGTGCTGGTCCTGACCCAGGCTGCCTGGATAAGGGCTGAAGAATGGGGGGTTCGAAGCTGGGAGAGGAGCACCGCGagggagaggaacagagacatggaggaggatgaggcaGGAAGAGGCTATGGcgcttcttcttcctgtgttttcactgcttcaTTGAGCTGTATTCTAGCAGACTATTTGCAGGGCCGCGCTGGTGAGCGGTTTATGTTGGTGCAGTTTGAAtcacttcctcctcagcctcctggTGGTTTCCGGCCGCTGCCAGAGCTGTTCCGCGGCCTTCATGTCTACAGCCTTCCCTCCCAGAGTCTGGGTTTTCTGACTGAACTTGCTGGGGCTCGACAAATGGCTACTGCCTCAGCCAGACGGAAAAGGGCAGGTGGGCTCAGGATGGCATCCCGGGCTCTGGCACAAAGACTGTCGGGGTTCACAGCAGGCACTACTGTACTGAGCCTTGCAGTGTCCCAGAGTTGTGTTGGGGTTGGACTTGAAGACTCTGGGGAGACGGTGCCGTTGCAGCCTTGTCTTGTTACGCCTTCATCCAGCCCTGACACAAGCCCCAAAGTCAGTGAAATGGAATGGGTCTGA
- the LOC139335433 gene encoding protein disulfide isomerase CRELD1: MWWAWPFLPALVLLSELSVVRVQTAPCQTCRKLSESFIKGLEKTANKNFGGGNTAWEEEKLAKYARSETRLLEIVEAACEKTDFECNQLLEQIEDQVETWWFHRQQEAPDLFEWLCIEELRLCCPPGRFGPDCKECPSGPGGVCGGLGRCEGEGTRLGDGECVCDPGYSGHLCQSCADGYFREKSSNNSVGACAACYHSCKKCTGPQDYKCIDCKPGWILHDNKCVDIDECGTELARCPSNTYCHNTEGSYECRGCDQACVGCMGSGPARCKKCSRGYRLQGAKCLDIDECSERTIACPGLNEACINEEGSFHCDCADGFIRRDSICVENKPPAGPEKGLFDDITDEEVLVLQQMFFGVVICALATLAAKGDMVFTAIFIGGVAAMAGYWLTEKGDYMLDGFLKGR, from the exons ATGTGGTGGGCCTGGCCGTTCCTGCCTGCTCTGGTGCTTCTCTCAGAGCTCTCTGTTGTGAGAGTCCAGACAGCGCCATGCCAAACCTGCCGGAAACTCTCTGAGAGTTTCATTAAG GGCTTGGAGAAAACGGCAAACAAGAACTTTGGGGGTGGTAACACTGCCTGGGAAGAAGAAAAGCTGGCTAAATATGCACGCAG TGAGACTCGGCTCCTGGAGATAGTAGAAGCTGCTTGTGAGAAAACAGATTTTGAATGtaaccagctgctggagcagatAGAGGACCAAGTAGAGACATGGTGGTTCCACAG GCAGCAGGAGGCACCAGACCTGTTTGAATGGCTGTGCATAGAGGAGCTGAGGCTGTGCTGTCCACCTGGACGTTTTGGACCTGACTGCAAAG AGTGTCCATCCGGCcctggtggtgtgtgtggaggtctGGGCCGCTGTGAGGGTGAGGGGACTCGCCTTGGagatggagagtgtgtgtgtgatcctgGATACTCGGGTCATCTTTGCCAGAGCTGTGCTGATGGCTACTTCAGAGAGAAAAGCTCCAATAACAGCGTAGGAGCCTGTGCAG CTTGCTACCACTCCTGTAAGAAATGTACAGGGCCACAGGACTACAAATGCATTGACTGCAAACCCGGCTGGATACTTCACGACAACAAGTGCGTGG ACATTGACGAGTGTGGTACAGAGCTGGCTCGTTGTCCGTCTAACACCTACTGTCACAACACAGAAGGATCATATGAATGCAGAG GCTGTGACCAGGCGTGTGTGGGCTGCATGGGTAGCGGTCCTGCCCGCTGTAAGAAATGTTCACGTGGCTACAGATTGCAAGGAGCAAAGTGTCTTG ATATAGATGAATGTAGCGAACGCACAATAGCATGCCCAGGACTCAATGAGGCTTGTATCAATGAGGAGGGCTCCTTCCACTGTGACTGCGCTGATGGATTCATCAGAAGAGACAGCATTTGTGTTGAGAATAAGCCTCCTG CGGGGCCAGAGAAGGGGCTGTTTGACGACATAACAGATGAGGAGGTCcttgtgctgcagcagatgttCTTCGGCGTTGTAATCTGCGCTCTGGCTACGCTGGCTGCTAAGGGTGACATGGTTTTCACGGCCATTTTCATTGGAGGTGTGGCTGCTATGGCCGGATACTGGCTGACAGAAAAGGGAGACTACATGCTGGATGGATTCCTGAAGGGACGCTAG
- the LOC139335348 gene encoding uncharacterized protein: MKLPAICAASTPVCIPHDTPPVQQSRCLVLTPMTFPIISDSARLWTSNQNIPRLNPLHPPLVHKRTVSLETPAVHHHNHQRTLLMQRREHYRYHQVWRKPFYGTSSEREEYRKELREQLKRQMEEKRVAVKLQLTSKVKEAEYVREVDRLALSSDREQRIRHSIAMTAYRDENKRLMEQSWRDRALTRSQEALKERELLHLNPINWRGTLK; the protein is encoded by the exons ATGAAACTGC CAGCCATCTGTGCAGCTTCCACACCAGTGTGTATTCCTCACGACACGCCTCCTGTGCAGCAGAGTCGCTGCCTGGTGCTCACTCCCATGACATTTCCCATCATCTCAGACTCTGCCCGGCTGTGGACGAGCAATCAG AACATCCCAAGACTGAACCCTTTACATCCACCATTGGTCCATAAACGCACCGTCAGTCTGGAGACGCCAGCTGttcaccaccacaaccaccagaGGACACTCCTcatgcagaggagagagcatTACAG GTATCACCAAGTGTGGCGAAAACCCTTTTATGGAACCAGCAGCGAGAGAGAAGAGTACAG GAAGGAGTTGCGAGAGCAGTTAaagaggcagatggaggagaaacGTGTagcagtgaagctgcagctgaccaGTAAGGTGAAGGAAGCCGAGTACGTCCGAGAAGTGGACCGCCTTGCCCTGTCCAGCGACAGAGAGCAAAGGATCCGGCACAGCATAGCAATGACAGCTTACAGAGATGAGAACAAGAGG ctaatggagcagagctggagggaCAGAGCACTAACACGCTCCCAGGAGGCCctgaaggagagagagctgctgcacCTCAACCCCATTAACTGGAGGGGAACACTGAAATAG
- the mbd4 gene encoding methyl-CpG-binding domain protein 4 produces MHPTSCNIQLETSEDINSQSQKEDSCHTSTMPPGWVREVRQRKAGKTAGKLDVYITSPQGQKFRSRASLHAFLRENGEGNLDISLFDFTASKGGDATAPSQAKQRRRKKKHAHGPQEDTTELLDPPPDKSKRASSPLRSTEGEKVKSSEDATHVNTDTVPEEIPHVREAQSAPSATVGDVTLQRSPQRVGLLREKLLRLAPTSNQQNTLIAHRADSQPSVPTLNVQPATESENEGEDERGGDEMQIRRKGDNKPNSEPDTAADSQRDEEEEVLLPDITGGSCTPVRDSQNKSKSMEDKRKTSLYFSKKSPGDVLSPPRRKAFKKWTPPRSPYNLVQETLFHDPWKLLVATIFLNKTSGKMAIPVLWQFFERYPSAEVTREADWKPMSELMKPLGLYELRAKTLIRFSDEYLSKQWRYPIELHGIGKYGNDSYRIFCVGEWRQVTPEDHMLNKYHAWLWENHETLGI; encoded by the exons ATGCACCCTACGAGCTGTAATATCCAGCTGGAGACCAGTGAAGACATAAATAGCCAAAGTCAAAAGGAGGATTCGTGCCATACTTCCACAATGCCTCCTGGCTGGGTCAGAGAGGTGAGGCAGAGGAAAGCAGGCAAGACAGCAGGCAAACTGGACGTCTATATCACAAG TCCCCAAGGGCAGAAGTTCCGGTCAAGAGCATCCCTGCACGCTTTCCTCCGAGAAAACGGAGAAGGGAACCTGGACATAAGCCTTTTTGATTTCACTGCATCCAAAGGCGGAGATGCCACCGCTCCCTCGCAAGcgaaacagaggagaagaaagaaaaagcatgCACATGGACCACAGGAGGACACAACAGAACTACTGGATCCGCCTCCAGATAAATCTAAAAGAGCCTCTTCCCCCCTCAGAAGCACTGAAGGAGAAAAAGTAAAGAGTTCAGAAGATGCGACACATGTGAATACTGACACTGTACCAGAGGAGATCCCGCATGTACGAGAAGCACAAAGTGCACCTTCAGCCACAGTGGGTGATGTCACACTGCAGAGGAGCCCTCAGAGGGTGGGTCTGCTGAGAGAGAAGCTGCTCAGACTGGCCCCTACCAGTAACCAACAGAACACTTTGATCGCTCACAGGGCCGACTCGCAGCCTTCTGTCCCGACTCTGAATGTTCAACCTGCCACTGAGAGCGAGAACGAGGGTGAGGATGAGCGAGGCGGAGATGAGATGCAGATTCGCAGGAAAGGTGACAACAAGCCTAATTCTGAACCCgacactgctgctgacagtcaacgggatgaggaagaggaggtgttGTTACCTGACATCACTGGTGGGAGCTGCACACCAGTGAGAGATTCCCAGAATA AGTCCAAGAGCATGGAAGACAAACGGAAAACAAGCCTTTATTTCAGCAAGAAATCCCCCGGAGATG TCCTCAGCCCACCCAGGAGGAAGGCCTTCAAGAAGTGGACACCCCCTCGCTCTCCTTACAACCTCGTACAGGAAACCCTTTTCCATGACCCCTGGAAGCTCCTGGTGGCCACCATTTTTCTTAATAAGACCAGCG GTAAGATGGCCATACCAGTGCTGTGGCAGTTCTTTGAGCGTTACCCGTCTGCAGAGGTGACCCGGGAGGCCGACTGGAAGCCCATGTCCGAGCTCATGAAGCCGCTGGGCCTGTATGAGCTCAGAGCCAAGACACTCATCCGCTTCTCAG ATGAATATTTAAGTAAACAGTGGCGATACCCCATCGAGCTGCACGGTATTGGGAAGTATGGCAACGACTCCTACAGGATCTTCTGTGTGGGAGAGTGGAGACAG GTGACACCTGAGGATCACATGTTAAACAAATACCATGCCTGGCTGTGGGAGAACCACGAAACACTCGGAATCTGA